A genomic stretch from Cervus canadensis isolate Bull #8, Minnesota chromosome 27, ASM1932006v1, whole genome shotgun sequence includes:
- the C27H3orf85 gene encoding uncharacterized protein C3orf85 homolog — MACKMLQAALCSTLLIGVLGAPFLLEDPANQFLRLKRHIYLQDYWKPDHSPNTWGNTLVDQAHETWTALKTTAQYYLNLSTFTLDMSTAQ, encoded by the exons ATGGCCTGTAAAATGCTTCAAGCGGCCCTGTGTTCAACATTGCTTATAG GAGTATTGGGAGCACCATTTTTACTGGAGGACCCAGCGAACCAGTTCCTACGTCTCAAAAGACACATATATCTGCAGGATTACTGGAAGCCAGATCACAGTCCGAATACGTGGGGAAACACGCTGGTTGACCAG GCTCATGAAACATGGACTGCTTTGAAAACGACAGCACAGTATTATCTGAATCTGAGTACTTTCACCCTTGACATGTCTACTGCCCAGTAA